A DNA window from Streptococcus parapneumoniae contains the following coding sequences:
- a CDS encoding FtsX-like permease family protein, with amino-acid sequence MIKRKTYWKDLIQSFTGSKGRFLSILTLMMLGSLALVGLKVTSPNMEATANAYLRAAQTLDLAVMSNYGLDQEDQEELKQTQGAEVEFGYLTDVTMDNGQDAIRLYSKPDRISTFQLRKGRLPQSDKEIALASHLQGQYRVGQEISFKEKEGGHSSLKNHTYTITGFVDSAEILSQRDMGYAASGSGTLTAYGVILPSQFDQKVYNIARLKYQDLAGLNVFSEAYEEKSKQHQEDLEQALSDNGKARLQVLKKEGQESLDKGQETLDKAETNLQEGKRRLAATQARIQAQESQLALLPQAQREQASAQLTQAKQELSKEEDRLKQAEQNLDQEKEKLEKHQQVLDDLVEPRYQVYNRQTMPGGQGYLMYSNASSSIRAVGNIFPVVLYAVAAMVTFTTMTRFVDEERTHAGIFKALGYRSKDIIAKFLLYGLVAGTVGTALGSILGHYLLASVISSVITKGMVVGETQIQFYWTYSLLALVLSWLASVLPAYLVARRELHDEAAQLLLPKPPVKGAKILLERIGFIWRRLSFTHKVTARNIFRYKQRMLMTIFGVAGSVALLFAGLGIQSSVAGVPSRQFQQIQQYQMIVSENPSATNQDKKELEGVLKGQDIKAYQKIYSKTLDKDFKGKAGLQTITLMMTEKEDLTPFIHLQDHQQELTLKDGVVITAKLAQLAGVKLGQTLEIEGKGLKVAAITENYVGHFIYMSQASYEQLYGQLPQANTYLVSLRDTSATSIERQAGLLMNQSAVSSVVQNASAIRLFDSVASSLNQTMTILVIVSVLLAIVILYNLTNINVAERIRELSTIKVLGFHNKEVTLYIYRETIVLSLVGIVLGLVAGFYLHQFLIQMISPATILFYPQVGWEVYVIPVAAVSTILTLLGFFVNRHLRKIDMLEALKSVE; translated from the coding sequence ATGATCAAGCGAAAAACCTATTGGAAGGACTTAATTCAGTCCTTCACAGGCTCCAAGGGGCGTTTTTTATCCATCTTGACCTTGATGATGTTGGGTTCTTTAGCCCTAGTAGGCCTCAAAGTGACTAGCCCCAACATGGAGGCGACAGCTAATGCTTATTTAAGAGCTGCTCAAACCTTGGATTTGGCAGTTATGTCTAATTATGGTTTGGATCAAGAAGATCAAGAAGAACTAAAACAGACGCAGGGCGCAGAGGTTGAGTTTGGCTATTTGACAGATGTGACTATGGATAATGGGCAGGATGCCATTCGGCTGTACTCCAAACCAGATCGAATTTCAACCTTTCAGCTAAGAAAGGGACGACTTCCGCAGTCAGATAAGGAAATCGCCTTGGCAAGTCATTTGCAAGGTCAATATCGTGTGGGACAGGAGATTAGCTTTAAAGAAAAAGAAGGTGGTCATTCCTCTTTAAAAAATCATACATATACCATTACTGGTTTTGTGGATTCAGCTGAAATCCTCTCCCAGCGAGATATGGGCTACGCAGCAAGTGGAAGTGGGACTCTGACAGCCTATGGAGTGATTTTACCTAGTCAGTTTGATCAGAAAGTTTACAATATAGCTCGTTTGAAATATCAAGATTTGGCAGGTTTAAATGTTTTTTCAGAAGCTTATGAAGAGAAATCCAAGCAACATCAGGAAGACCTTGAACAAGCTTTGTCAGATAATGGCAAGGCACGTCTGCAAGTGTTGAAAAAAGAAGGGCAAGAGTCTCTCGATAAGGGGCAAGAGACCCTTGACAAGGCTGAGACTAATTTGCAGGAAGGCAAGCGTCGTTTAGCAGCTACTCAAGCTCGTATACAGGCTCAAGAAAGTCAACTAGCCTTGCTTCCTCAAGCCCAGAGAGAGCAGGCCAGTGCTCAACTTACCCAAGCCAAGCAGGAATTGAGCAAGGAAGAGGATAGGCTAAAGCAGGCTGAACAAAATCTAGACCAAGAAAAGGAAAAATTAGAAAAACATCAGCAAGTCTTGGATGATTTGGTGGAGCCAAGGTATCAGGTCTATAATCGTCAGACCATGCCAGGTGGTCAGGGCTATCTCATGTATAGCAATGCTTCATCCAGTATTCGAGCAGTGGGCAATATCTTTCCTGTGGTGCTTTATGCCGTAGCAGCCATGGTGACCTTTACGACCATGACTCGCTTTGTGGATGAAGAGCGAACACATGCTGGGATTTTTAAGGCCTTGGGTTATCGTAGCAAGGATATTATCGCCAAGTTTCTCCTCTACGGCCTAGTAGCTGGGACTGTCGGAACAGCTCTAGGTAGTATACTTGGCCATTATTTACTAGCCAGTGTGATTTCAAGTGTCATTACAAAAGGCATGGTGGTGGGAGAAACCCAGATTCAGTTCTATTGGACCTATAGCTTACTGGCTCTTGTCTTAAGTTGGTTGGCGAGTGTGTTACCAGCCTACTTGGTAGCTCGGAGGGAACTTCATGACGAAGCAGCCCAGCTTTTACTGCCTAAACCTCCTGTTAAAGGAGCTAAAATCTTACTGGAGCGCATCGGTTTTATCTGGCGCCGTCTCAGTTTTACTCATAAGGTAACAGCCCGCAATATCTTCCGTTATAAGCAGCGGATGTTGATGACGATCTTTGGTGTGGCAGGTTCTGTAGCCCTTCTCTTTGCAGGTTTGGGAATCCAATCCTCTGTGGCAGGAGTTCCGTCCAGACAGTTTCAACAAATCCAACAGTATCAGATGATTGTTTCTGAAAATCCTAGTGCGACCAATCAGGACAAGAAAGAGCTAGAAGGAGTGTTGAAAGGGCAGGACATCAAAGCCTATCAGAAAATCTATTCTAAAACGCTAGACAAGGATTTCAAAGGTAAGGCTGGTCTTCAAACCATTACGCTTATGATGACAGAGAAGGAGGATTTGACTCCCTTTATTCATCTGCAAGACCATCAGCAAGAGTTGACATTAAAAGATGGAGTTGTCATCACAGCTAAACTCGCCCAGTTGGCAGGTGTCAAGCTTGGACAAACTTTAGAAATTGAAGGTAAGGGGCTAAAGGTCGCTGCTATTACTGAGAACTACGTTGGTCACTTTATTTATATGAGTCAGGCTAGCTATGAGCAACTTTACGGACAGCTACCCCAAGCCAACACTTATTTGGTCTCGCTAAGGGATACCAGTGCTACTAGTATCGAAAGGCAGGCAGGCTTGCTTATGAATCAATCTGCGGTGTCCAGCGTTGTCCAAAATGCTTCAGCCATTCGACTCTTTGACTCGGTCGCAAGTTCACTCAATCAGACCATGACCATCTTGGTCATCGTATCGGTTCTGTTGGCTATTGTTATCCTCTACAATCTGACTAACATCAACGTAGCTGAGAGAATCCGTGAACTCTCTACTATCAAGGTTCTCGGTTTTCATAATAAAGAAGTCACTCTCTACATTTACCGTGAGACGATTGTGCTGTCCCTTGTGGGAATCGTACTTGGTCTGGTAGCTGGTTTCTATTTACACCAATTTTTGATTCAAATGATTTCGCCTGCGACTATTCTCTTTTATCCGCAGGTAGGTTGGGAAGTCTATGTAATTCCAGTGGCAGCAGTAAGCACCATTCTGACCTTGCTTGGTTTCTTTGTCAATCGCCATCTGAGAAAGATTGATATGCTTGAAGCCTTGAAATCTGTAGAGTAA
- the psaA gene encoding metal ABC transporter substrate-binding lipoprotein/adhesin PsaA — protein MKKLGTLLVLFLSVIALVACASGKKDAASGQKLKVVATNSIIADITKNIAGDKIDLHSIVPIGQDPHEYEPLPEDVKKTSEADLIFYNGINLETGGNAWFTKLVENAKKTENKDYFAVSEGVEVIYLEGKNEKGKEDPHAWLNLENGIIFAKNIAKQLSAKDPNNKEFYEKNLKEYTDKLDKLDKESKDKFNNIPAEKKLIVTSEGAFKYFSKAYGVPSAYIWEINTEEEGTPEQIKTLVEKLRQTKVPSLFVESSVDDRPMKTVSQDTNIPIYAQIFTDSIAEQGKEGDSYYSMMKYNLDKIAEGLAK, from the coding sequence ATGAAAAAATTAGGTACATTACTCGTTCTCTTTCTTTCCGTTATTGCTCTTGTAGCATGTGCTAGCGGAAAAAAAGATGCAGCTTCTGGTCAAAAACTAAAAGTTGTTGCTACAAACTCAATCATCGCTGATATTACTAAAAATATTGCTGGTGACAAGATTGATCTTCACAGTATCGTTCCGATTGGACAAGACCCACACGAATACGAACCACTTCCTGAAGATGTTAAGAAAACTTCTGAGGCAGACCTCATTTTCTATAACGGTATCAACCTTGAAACAGGTGGTAATGCTTGGTTCACCAAATTGGTAGAAAATGCTAAGAAAACTGAAAACAAAGACTACTTTGCAGTCAGTGAAGGTGTTGAAGTTATCTACCTTGAAGGAAAAAATGAAAAAGGTAAAGAAGACCCACACGCTTGGCTTAACCTTGAAAATGGAATTATCTTTGCTAAAAATATCGCCAAACAATTGAGCGCTAAAGATCCTAACAACAAGGAATTCTATGAAAAAAATCTCAAAGAATATACTGATAAGTTAGACAAACTTGATAAAGAAAGTAAGGATAAATTTAATAATATCCCTGCTGAAAAGAAACTCATTGTAACCAGCGAAGGAGCATTCAAATACTTCTCTAAAGCCTATGGTGTCCCAAGTGCTTACATCTGGGAAATCAACACTGAAGAAGAAGGAACACCTGAACAAATCAAGACCTTGGTTGAAAAACTTCGCCAAACAAAAGTTCCATCACTCTTTGTAGAATCAAGTGTGGATGACCGTCCAATGAAAACTGTTTCTCAAGACACAAACATCCCAATCTACGCACAAATCTTTACTGACTCTATCGCAGAACAAGGTAAAGAAGGCGACAGCTACTACAGCATGATGAAATACAACCTTGACAAGATTGCTGAAGGATTGGCTAAATAA
- the tpx gene encoding thiol peroxidase, with amino-acid sequence MVTFLGNPVSFTGKQLQVGDKALDFSLTTTDLSKKSLADFDGKKKVLSVVPSIDTGICSTQTRRFNEELAGLDNTVVLTVSMDLPFAQKRWCGAEGIENAIMLSDYFDHSFGRDYALLINEWHLLARAVFVLDTDNTIRYVEYVDNINSEPNFEAAIAAAKAL; translated from the coding sequence ATGGTAACTTTTCTCGGAAATCCTGTGAGCTTTACAGGTAAACAACTACAAGTCGGCGACAAGGCGCTTGATTTTTCACTCACTACAACAGACCTTTCTAAAAAATCTCTGGCTGATTTTGATGGCAAGAAAAAAGTCTTGAGTGTCGTGCCTTCTATCGATACAGGTATCTGCTCAACTCAAACACGTCGTTTTAATGAAGAACTGGCTGGACTGGATAATACGGTTGTCTTGACTGTTTCCATGGACCTCCCTTTTGCCCAAAAACGTTGGTGCGGTGCTGAAGGTATTGAAAATGCCATCATGCTCTCAGACTATTTCGACCATTCCTTTGGACGTGATTATGCCCTCTTAATCAATGAGTGGCATCTATTGGCACGCGCAGTTTTTGTCCTCGATACTGACAATACAATTCGCTACGTTGAATACGTGGACAATATCAACTCTGAACCAAACTTCGAAGCCGCAATTGCAGCTGCTAAAGCCCTATAG